Genomic DNA from Candidatus Omnitrophota bacterium:
GCGGAGTTTCGTTTCCCGGCGGTCTTTTTTCAAGGATTGCGGGGCATCACCCACAGGCAGAGGCTGGACAGCAGACTGCTCGCGAGAGCCAGGAAACATCTCGCCAGAAATTTTCTCCGCAGGGACAACCGCATCTCCGGTTGGCGACGCGTTGATACGGTCGAGTTCGCGGCTGATCAGGGCGTTCCTCTCCTCCCTGTGGAGCCCTTTATTCTCCCATGCATAGCAGACATTTTCCCAGGCCAGGGAGTCTTCCGCAGAGAGATGCCGCGACACGCAGTTGAGTTCCCGGGAAATTTTTCGCTGACGCTCGCTTTCCGTCAAGGGCGAGCCAGCCCATGAACTCTCCGTAAGGGCCCAAAAAGCGGCAGTGATCAGAAGAGGAAAAAGAATTTTTCGCAAGGGCAAAAGTCCTGGGTACGCGAATGATTATTCGTTTAATAATCATTATAATCAGACATTTTATGAGAATAAACAGTGTTCTTGAAAAAATGAAAGCCCCGGGAAGGAATCCATAAAGCCGCGGACTGCTCTTGCAATCCCTCGCCGCGCCAGGCGAGCTCGGGATTCTCTATCGCGCTTTTCTCGCAAACCTCTATGGAAGCGCGCTAAAAAAAACCGGAGAGTTGGGGAACTCTCCGGCTTGATGAGTGATACGCGGTACTGGTTTGCCAACTGGCCGATGCGTGAGTGGGGTTAGGAAGGAACGACCCCATACGATCGGTAGGCAATAAAATTATACCGCATGCCCGCCCCCTCTGGCAAATTTTTGCCGCACCGCGTCCGGGGCCGCCGCGACACGCGATTTTACAATTTTTTTACAATCATTTTACCCCCTCATGACAACCGGCCTCGCTATCCGTGCGATAGTTGTGTTGATGAATACGCAGCCCCTCACAACAACAGCCCGGATCCCTGACGACCTGCTCAGAAACGGGCTGATCAACCCGGAGGTCCGGGCAGACCGGGGTCTCCGGCATACAGAACGCCCGCGCGCCTGGCGCGGGATCGCCGCCCTGACAAGCACGTCAGGGCGGTTTGGCTATCCCCGGCAAGGGACCCGGCGTCCCCCAAATTTCCAACAGGAGGAATTGTCATGAAAAGTCAAAATGTCAACTGGCTGATCCTGCTCACCATGGTGTTCGTCGCGGCGTTCTGCGTGAAATGGGTCGGCACCGTGGCCGCGAAAGGCGAGCTGGAGAATGTGATCGAGTCTCTGGAGGTCGGGGACCCGGTCTATTACGAGAACCTCACCATCATCCCCATCTACAATACCAAGGCCCGCGACGGAAACAATTACGCGACCCTCGATGAAGCCCTCGGCCGCAACTGGCTTGAGATCACCGAGGTCTACGGCGGCACCGTTCCCAAGGTCAGGATCACCAATCACTCCAACACCTCTGTCTTCATCATGGGCGGTGAGATCCTTTCCGGCGGACGGCAGGACCGGATCGTGGGAAGAGACGTCCTCATCGGCCCGCGCAGCCGCAACGTCATTGTTCCCGTCTACTGCACGGAACAGGGACGATGGAATGAACAGTCCCGGAATTTCTACAGTAAAAAAAATCTCGGCACCTGGAACATGCGAGCCGCGGCCCAGCACGCCGGCCCTTCCACTCAATCCGACATCTGGGGCCACATTTCCTCGTCCTCAGGCCGCATGGGCATCAAATCCAACACCAGCGCCTATCAAAGCCTTTACGAGGACACCTCGGTCCGCCGGAGGATCGAACAGCATGAAACCTATCTGAGAAATATTCCCCAGCTCGAGCGCGACACGGTCGGGGTTGTCATCGGCGTCGGAGGCAATATCGTAAGTGTCGACATTTTCGCCAACCCGGACCTTTTTCGCGAACTCTGGCCGAAGATCCTCAAATCCGCCTCTTTGTCATCAATCGACAGCTCCCGCTCGGGGTCGATCAGCCAGCGGGATGCCATCCAAATCCTGCGGAGAATCCATGACGCGTCCTACCGGCAGAAATCCGCGGTGGATCTCGGCGTGGAACTGTCCGCCTACAACAATGGGGTGAACGCCAACGCCCTGCTTTACCGCGGCGCGCTCCTTCACTTGGCCGCGTTTCCGGCCGGCTACGACAATATCCGCACGAAAAACAATTGGAACAACGATCGCCGCATCCCGGTGATCCAAAGACGCTATTAATCAACGCATCAACACATTGAAGGAGGACATATGAAACGCTTGTTATTCATTCTCGCAGGACTCACCCTTATCTCGGCTGTTCCCTCCCAGGCCGCCCTTGACAAACGCGTAAAGGTCTACGCGGACCTGGATAAACCCGTGATCATGAGCGGGACCCCGGAAAATGTCGTCATCCGCGTCGGGCTCTCCGCCCCGGATATGGACTTCGTAAAACAGAGAATACCCCTTAACCTGGCCATCGTCCTGGACAAATCCGGGTCCATGGGCAGCCAGAACAAGATCCAGAACGCCCGCAGCGCGGCCCTGGAGATTATCGACCGGCTCAATCCCAACGACATCGTGTCGCTGATCGTCTATGATTCCCGGGCCTGGGTCATGGTCCCGGCCCAGCCGCTGAAAGACAAGGGAACGTTCACCAGCGCCATCAACCGCATCAACGCCGACGGCTCCACCGCTCTGTACGACGGGGTGAGCCTGGGCGCCCGGGAACTGCGCAAAAACTTGTCCAGCGAATACTTCAACAAGGTCATCCTGCTCTCGGACGGACTCGCCAACATCGGGCCCTCTTCGACAGAGGAGATCGCCTCCCTGGGGGATTCGCTGGAATCGGACGGCATCACGATCACCACCGTAGGCGTCGGGCTGGATTACAATGAAAACCTGATGGGGGCGCTCGCGGAGTCCAGCGGCGGCAACACCTATTTCGCCCAGGACAGCGACCGCCTGCCGGAAATATTCGCCCAGGAGATCGACGAATCCATGACGCTGGCCGCGCAGAAAGTGAAGATCCGCGTGGAATGCGCCGACGGCGTTGTGCCGGTGGGCTCCATCGGCCGCAAAGCCGTTTACGGAAACCGCGACATGGAATTGACCATCAATAATCTTTACGGCAAAAACGAAAAAAGCGCGATGTTCGAAGTCCAGGTCCCTGCGGGCAAGCCCAACGGCAATCTGGAAGTCGCCCGCGTGACTGTCGAGTATTTCGACCCCAAAACCCAGGAAACCGTCAGCGAGCGCCAGGCGGTTAATATCCGGTTCGACAGCAACCAGGCCGTGGTCGACAAGGCCCTGAACAAAGAGATCCTCAAAGACGCCGAGTTGACCCGGACTTCGGAAATCAAACAGCAGGCGATCGCGCTGGCGGACCAGGGCCACTATCAGGAAGCCGACGCCCTCCTCCAACAAAGAGGGGCCGACCTTGAAAAAGTCGCGCAACAGTGTGATAATGACGCTGAACTGATGGAAGAAGCCAAAAAGAACAAAAGCTCGTCCTGGTCAGAAAACGCTAAAAAGGGGACGACGAACTTCTTCCGCAAACGGATGCATGCCGAATCCCAGAGCCAGATCGGGCAGCAGTACGAACCCGGGTATTCAGATTATTGGGGAAGTAAATAACCTCTGTTCATTCCGGCGGCCTCCCGCCCATAAGCCGGGGGGCCTGCCGGAATGCTCCTAACATGAAATCATCCAAATTCAAAATCCATCTGGGCATCTGGTTCATCCTCGCGGTCGTGGTCCCCAGTTTTCTTCTTGGGATCCTGGCCATCCGCACGGTGGCGCGTGAGGAAGCCTTCCTGGAAAAACGCCTGCAGGACACCCTGTCGGCGGAAACCAGCCACACGGCATCCGCCGTGACGGGACTGCTCGCGGCGGCCAAGGAGGAACTGAACCGCACCCTCACCTTCCGGCCCCAGCAGACCGACCAGGCGTTCCAGGTCTCGCTTTGGAAAAAATCATCCGACCTGGTGGATATCCCCTTTCTGCTGTCTCCCAACCGGGAGTTGCTTTGGCCTTCGGAGGTAGCGCAGGTCTCTGCCAGCGAAAAATTTTTCATCCGGTGGAGTTTGGATTTTTTCAAAGACCTGGAAGCGACACCGGTCTACCAGAACATCGCCCTGGCATATAAAGACAAGATCATCGAGGAAGCGCCCCGTTATCAAACAACCTCCTGGGGAGATTCCTCAGACCAGCAGGCCATGCAACAAAAATCCTCATCTCCCAAATTGGCCTCCCGCAGCCGGGCCCAGAAGTCCGACGCCATCGGCGAACAATACTCAGCCAGCCAGTTCGCCCAATATGAACCCTTGCAAAAAGAAGTGTATTCCGAGGCCACCCAAAAAGGGCAGACCGTTTCCAAAAGAAACATCTATCCGCAAAAAAGCGCGGGACAGCAGGCCCAGGCCAGGATGGAACCCGAAGAGTCCATCTTCATTTCCGAATCGCTCAAATTCAGTCAGATCGTTTCCAAGTCCGACAGCGGGATCATCCCCTTTATCATCAAGGAAAAACTGCGGCTGCTGTTCTGGAAAAAGGACGGCAGCGGACATATCTACGGCTGTCTCCTCAACCAGGAGAGTCTCGTGGAGCGGATCGTGCGCGCCCTGCCTCCTATCTATTCCGAAACCCGGGTCCTGACCGTACTGGATGAAAACGGCAAGCCGCTGATCACGCCGGACCAGAAAAACCCGATCGACTGGCACCGGCCGTTTGCGGCCGCGGAGATCAGCGAGATCCTCCCCCGATGGGAAGTCGCCGCTTATCTGACCGACCCCCGCGCCATTTCCTCGAAAGCGCGCGCGACCGAGGTCCTGACCTGGGTCTTGATCTCCATCCTCCTGGTCTCCATCGTCACCGGCGGGGCGCTGGTCCTGCGGTCCCTGGACAGCGAGATCCGCCTGGCCCAGCAGAAGACCACGTTCGCGGCCACGGTCTCGCACGAACTGAAAACGCCGCTCACGTCCATCCGCATGTTCACCGAAATGCTCAAGGAGGGCCGCCAGCCCGACGAAAACAAACGCCGGCAGTATCTCGACATCATGCTCTCGGAATCGGAACGGCTGACGCGGCTGATCAACAATGTCCTGGACTTTTCCCTCACGGGCCGCAAACAAAAAACCTACCGGTTCAAAGAGGTTGACATCGTAGAGTTATGCCGCAGTGTGTTCGAAGGCCAGCGCGTGCGGCTGGAATACATCGGCTTTCAGATGACCTTTGCCGGCGCGGCGATCGGCCTGCGCGTCAAGGCCGATGAAGAAGCGCTCCGGCAGGTCCTGCTGAATCTCCTGTCAAACGCGGAAAAATATTCCGGAGAGAATAAAGAAATCGACATCGAGATCGTCAAAAAAGACGGGAGCGTCCTGATCAACGTCATGGACCGGGGGATCGGCATCCCGGCCGCGCATGCCCGGCGCATCTTTGAAGAATTCTACCGCGTGGACGACAGCCTGACCGCCAAGACCCGCGGCACCGGCCTGGGGCTGACGATCGCGCAGAGCATCGCGCGCGATCACGGCGGCGAAATTCTCTGTATTCCCCGCGACGGCGGCGGAAGTATTTTTCAGGTTAAACTCCCTTGCCTGGAGGCGTCACAATGAAAGAAAAAATTTTGGTCGTTGAAGACGACGTGGCCATCATGACCGGCCTGGTGGACCTGCTGACCGGCGAAGGCTTCACTGTTTCCTCCGCCACGGACGGAGACCGGGCCTTAGGGCTTTTTTCCGCCAACGCGCCGGACCTAGTGCTGCTCGACATCATGATCCCCGGCAAAAGCGGGTATGAGGTCTGCAAAGAGATCCGCAAGAAGAACGCGACCGTGCCGGTCCTCATGCTGACCGCCAAAGGACAGGAAGTGGACAAAGTGGTGGGGCTGGAAATCGGGGCGGATGATTACATCGTCAAACCCTTCGGCGTCAATGAACTGCTGGCCCGCGTCCGCGCGGCCCTGCGCCGCAGCCAGGCCAAGCCCAGGCGCGAGAAAAACGACGACCCGTTCAGCTTCGGCGACATAACCGTCAACCCAAAAACGTTAACGGGGACAAAAAAGAAAAAAACCTTTCCCGTGACCCCCCGGGAGGTCCATCTCCTGCAAATTTTCCTTGAACACGACGGCGAAGTGGTGGACCGCTTCACCCTGCTGGACGAAGGCTGGGGGATCCAATATGAAGGCACGACCCGAACCCTGGACCAGCACATCGCCAAGCTCCGGCAGAAAATCGAGGACGATCCCGCCTCGCCCGCTTACATCACGACGGCGCATGGGACCGGATACCGGTTCAATTCCAAGGGAAAATAAGAGGTTGCCGCGAAAGGGAGCTTAGACAGCCGTGAAGAATTCTTTGAGTTTGGCCGCGTAAAACCGCACGAACTCCCGCTCGTCGAACTTGATCGGATCGATGATCCTCACCCCGACATTGTAATGGGACTGGTCCTGCGGATTGCGTTCGACACGGACGACCTTGGCGTGGATCTCGATCCTGTCCTTCTCCGGGAGGAGAAGATACATCAGAAGTTCCTGCCTCGGTTTCAACTCCTCCTTCGCCGAAAACGAAACCCCTGTTCCGCTGATGTCCAGCGTGGACGTCTCGATCTCGCGTTCCTGCGGCGGAACGCGGAATTTCATCGGGATTCCCACCTTCAAACGGTGATACGCGCGTTTTTCCTGCATAAAGCCTCCGTCTCAAATAACACCGACATTATAACAGAAATCTTCCTCCGAACATACTTCTTGAAAATCCTTTTTCTTCCTCACCCCGCGGCCCTGCGAATGGAATAAACCTCGATCTGTGCGTCCCGGTTGAGATGCCCTTCGATGAACCGCTGAAAGCGGCCCAGATAGGCCATCCCGAGTTTCCGCATGACCCGGCCGGAAGCGGCATTATGGACAAAATGGTGCGCCTGGATTTCTGTGACGGGATAGGCGGAAAAAACATAATCGAGCAGCGCCTGGGCGGCCTCGGTGCAATAGCCGCGGCCCCAATATTCCCGCCCGATCCAAAAGCCGAGCTCGGGAACTTTGACCGGATCATTGAAGTGCATCACACCCGTGGCGCCGATCAACGGTCCACCGTTTTTCAGGGCAACCGCCAGGGACAACTCGTCTCCCTGCAAAAACGCTTCCTGCTGAGTCGCGATCCAGACCCGAGCCGTGTGCTCCTCGTAAGGATACGGGATCCGGCAGGTGTTCTCGGCAAAAATCTTGTCGTTGAGCAGTTGGGACAGGCGAAAGGCATCGTCTGGACGGAATGGCCTCAAAATCAACCGCTCCGTTTGTATGGTTGGAAGTTCCTTCACCTGTCCCCCGGGCGTGAATAAAATCAATAACGATCGACGGCACGTCTCGCGCTTACTTCCTTTTGCGAAACACTTTCAGGACTTCCCACCCCAGAGACAGGGCGCAAACGATCAAGACCAGTGAAACGGCAATCAGCACGATCTGTTTTTTCTGCCAGTAACCCCCCAATTGAAAGACCAGGGCGGTCATGGATGTCGCCAGCATGAACAGCGCCGGCGGCAGCGCGTAACGGATGGGCTTGTTCTTGCCCAAAAGCCAGCAGGTGATCACCAGCAGCGCCAGCGCCGCGACCAGCTGATTGGACGCGCCGAAGGCCGGCCAGATGACCTGCCAGATCGGGGTGTTGACGCTGTCCTTGCCGAGCGCCAGCCATCCGGCCAGGACAACGATCGTGACCGTCGAAAGATACCTGTTGCGGATCCCGGTCAATTCTTCGGCGATATACCGGGCAATGCGCGTGGCGGTGTCCAGGGTCGTGAGGATGAAGGCATTGAGCACCATGATCGCGAACGCTCCCCCCCATCCGCCCAAGAACGAAGACGTCACCTTGCCGAACCCCAGGCCATACATGTTCACCGGAGACGACTTGGCCGCGACATGCGCGTGAAATTCCGCCAGGCTGAACCCGCCGGCCACGATCGCGATCACCAGCGCGGCGAGAAAACCCTCCAGCAGCATCCCGCCGAAAGCGATCTTTTTGGCGTCGGCTTCGCTGGACAATTGCTTGCACGTCGTCCCGCTCGCGATCAACGAATGAAAACCTGAGTTGGCCCCGCAGGCCACGGTGATGAACATCATCGGCCACAGCCACCCCATCGGACTGTCAAACCCGGTAAAGGCCGGGGTGTTCATCGCGGGGCGCGTGACCACAAGACCCGCCACCCCCAGCAAAATCCCGGCAAACAGCAGGTAGCTGGACAGATAATCCCTCGGCTGAAGCAGAATGTTTACGGGGGCTACCGACGCGAAAAGGCAATAAACCAAAAGGACGACCATCCACACGGTCAGGGCGTTGGCGCCCAAATCGATCGGGAACAAAGCGCCGAGTTTCATCAATCCGGCCAGGGCCAGGAGCCCGGCGATCGTAACAATGACCGTGTTGGCGTTGAGCTTATACAAAAAAAATCCGGTAATAACAGCGACCGGGATCAACCCCAGCGAAGGGATGATGATGTCCGGCTCTTTGACAAAGGTATCGGCGGCGAAGTAGGCAAAGACCGCCACGACAAGGATCAGGGCCAGCAGGGTAAAAATCGAAAGCAGAAGTTTGGCTCTCCGGGAAATGGTCATCTCCGCGATATCGCCGATCGAAGTCCCTTTTTCCCGCACCGCCATCATCAGAGACCCAAAATCATGCACGCTGCCCAGGAAGATCGAACCGAACACCACCCACAGCAGGGCCGGCAGCCAGCCCCAGACGGTCAGGGCGATGATCGGCCCGACGATCGGCCCGGCGCCGGCGATGGAGGAAAAATGGTGACCGAAAAGAATCAGCCAGTGTTTGGCCGGAACAAAATCACGGCCGTCACAGCGGGTATGCGCGGGCGTGGGGCGGGAAGGGTCCACATCCCAAATCGATTCGATCCTGCGGGCGTAAAAACGGTACGCCAGGATGAATGCGGCTGCGGCAAAAATAATGAGAGTGAGGGCGTTCATTCTTCAGGTGGCGTAAAACTGGCGGAAAAAATTCCCGTCGAGATCAGGAGACGACCTTTTTCATTATAATGAAAATCCGCCATCCAGCCAGCAAAAAATTCCTGTTTCGGCGACAGGAGTCCCCCTGCCGATGGGCAAAACGTCTCATGAAAAAACTTTTCATGAAGACTTTTTCATTCTTTCTTCATGTTCTTTTCATGTCGATTTTCCTATAATTCTCCCGCAAACACCGAAGAAGGCGACATCGTCCAACAAGGGAGGTTTACCATGCGGCCATTCTTTATCTCATGTGCTATCGCCATGGCGTTATGCCCTGCCGCGGCTTATGCATCCGATGGCAACGCACAGGGGGCTACGTCTTCCTCCCTCCCCCAGAAAGACTGGACCTTCTCCAGTTCCCTCAGTTATGAAACCGGTGACTTTGGGACCAACACGACCACCAACACGGTCTACATCCCTCTCACCTTACGGCGTAATTTCGAGCGCTGGGACGCGGCCCTGACCGTTCCCTACATTTACCAGCAAAGCGGCCCAGGGGTCAGCGCCTTGAGCGGGGTCCCCCTGCGGACAGGCCGTTCAGCGGCCGGCATAAAACAAAAAGCCGACGGGCTTGGCGATATCCTCATGACCGGAAGGTACCGCCTAACGGAACAAGGCGCTTCGGCGCCTTTTGATCTGACCGGTTTAGGAAGGATCAAGTTCCCGTCGGCCGATGAAGACAAACGCCTGGGGACCGGTGAATTTGACGAAACCATCGGCCTCGAGGGCGCGAAAGCCCTGAACGAAACGTGGCGGCTGTACGCGGATCTCTATTACACGTTTATCGGCGAACCGCCCGGGACCGATCTCGACAACGAATTCGCCTATGACCTCGGGGTCGGGTACGCCTTTACAGACCAGACAACGGCCAGCGTATTTTACGAGGGCCGGACCGCCCTGGTTGACGACGTCGATGACCCCAGCGCCCTGGCGTTTTATGTCACGCACGAACCGGACGATGCCTGTGACATCTTCGTAGGGCTCCGTGTCGGCCTGTCGGACGGCAGCCCGGACACCGGAGTCCTGGCCGGAGGCAATGTGCATTTCTAACGCCCAAAGGAGGCCAACAATGAAACATCAATACGCATCATTATTGTTTGCCGTGACCCTGATGGGAGGACCGCTACCCACCCTTCTCGCCGCAGACGACCCGGCGGTTTTCAAGGCCGAAGAGGCCAAGCTGGAAGAGACGGCCGCTCCGATAGAGACCGAGGCCCAGACGAACGAAGGGCAACAGGCCGTCACCCAAAAACTCAAAAACCAATTTCAGGTCGATGACCGGCAGATCAGCAACCTGCGGAACCAAAACATCGGCTATGGAGAAATCGGCATCGTCCTCTCATTGGCAAAACAATTGCCGGGCGGGATCACGGACCAGAACATCCAGACGGTCATGGGCACGCGCCAGAGAGAACACAAACGGGGATGGGGTCAAGTGGCCCGGGAACTCAACCTGAATCTCGGCCGGTCGATCAGCGACGTCAAAAAAGCTAAACGACAGTCCGCTGAGACCGTCTCCCCGCCCGATGCCGAGGGAGCGGCGGGAACAACCGGACCGTCACCCACAAACACCGCCCGGACCGCGGGGCCTGGCAAATCTTCCATGACGGGCAAAGTCCCTAAATCCGTGGCACCCCGGTCCAGCCCTCCCCCAAAACGCTGAACCAACTCCTCCCAAGGAGCCGTAACAAAACCGAAAGCCAGGGAAGCGATTCCCCTGGCTTTCGGTTTTGTGGAGCATCCGGGACAACCGTGTCCGGCGCTTGAACGGCGCCGCCGGACATAGGTCACATGAACAGAATTTCTATCACTTTTTCCATGAGCTTGACCGGCCCCTGGGACTTGTCGTAGTATTCAGTGGCGTCGGGGACCAACTGCCGCTGCCTCTCTTCCGGAAAAACGCTGGCCACCATCACCTTCAAGTGCGGATCATATTCCCGGATCACTTCAAAAATCCGCTGGCCGCCGATCCCCGGCATCCGCAGATCAAGCAGAATCAGATCCACCCTCTCCCGGATCAGCAGATTCGTGGCCTTAACCGCGTCCGGCGCCTCCAGGACGTCAAACAACCGGTTGCCGCCGGACCGGAACAACCGGGCATAATTCTCCCTGATGGCATCTTCGTCATCAATGATCAGAATTCGCTTTTTCATTGGGCACCCTCCTTTTATCTCAAGCTTACATCAGATGAAATGAAAGGAAGGTGAAGATAAAATGAATTTTCTTCATGCGGCGGAGGGCGCGTCAGGCCAGGGGCAGGGTGACAAAAAACGTTGTGCCGCGGCCCGGTTGGCTGTCGATGTCGATGGTCCCGTTATGAATTTTGGCGATGGACCGGACAATGCTCAACCCCAGCCCGCATCCATCGACCGATTCATCACCCCGGAAGAACCGTTCAAAAAGTTTGGGCATGAGTTCCGGAGGGATCCCTGGCCCGGTGTCTGCGACCGAGACAACGACATTTTCCCCTTCAGCCCTGGCACTGATGTCGATCGTCCCCCCCGCGGGAGTGAACTTCAGGGCATTATCGAGCAAATTCAGGAACAAGCGCCGCAGGTGCAGAGGGTCGGCCTTGACCGTCAACAGCTCCCGCGGGAGCATCAGCCGGACATCCAAGCGCTTGCTAAGGCAGAGGATTTTTCCCTGCTCATGGATTTCCCGCAAGAATTCCCCCAGGTCCACCTCTTCAAACTTAAAAAGACCGGGCTGATAATCCAGCCGGGCCAGATACAGCAGCCTCTCAATGGTTCGCAGCATCCGGTCCGTCTCTTCCAGATTGATCTTCAACGCCTTTTGATATTCCTGATGGCTACGGCGGCTCAACAGCCCCACCTCCGCCTCCCCCTTGATGATGGTCAGCGGTGTCTTCAGCTCATGGGCGACCTGATAGCTGAATTCCTCGATGTACTTGAATGATTTTTCCAGCCGCGCGATCATGTCATTGAATGCCTGGCTCAGGTTCTCCATCTCCTCATACGGATGCCAGGTTTTCACCCGGGCGCTCAGATCCTCATGGGTGATCTTCTGCGCGGCCGCGGTGATGATCTCGACGGGGGTCAGTATCCTGCGGGCCAGGACCCGCCCGACAAAACTTGTCAAAAGCAGGATGATCGGCACGCTGATGATCACCGAGTTCAGCCAGTTCAGGGCGGCCTCGGCGATCGGGGTCTGGAAAACCCCGACCTGGAGGATATATTTCCCTCCGTAAAACCCGCAGGGATAGTTGATCAGCCGGATCCGCCGGCGATTGTACGTGACATTCTTGAACGCGGCCCCCCCGCTGG
This window encodes:
- a CDS encoding VWA domain-containing protein codes for the protein MKRLLFILAGLTLISAVPSQAALDKRVKVYADLDKPVIMSGTPENVVIRVGLSAPDMDFVKQRIPLNLAIVLDKSGSMGSQNKIQNARSAALEIIDRLNPNDIVSLIVYDSRAWVMVPAQPLKDKGTFTSAINRINADGSTALYDGVSLGARELRKNLSSEYFNKVILLSDGLANIGPSSTEEIASLGDSLESDGITITTVGVGLDYNENLMGALAESSGGNTYFAQDSDRLPEIFAQEIDESMTLAAQKVKIRVECADGVVPVGSIGRKAVYGNRDMELTINNLYGKNEKSAMFEVQVPAGKPNGNLEVARVTVEYFDPKTQETVSERQAVNIRFDSNQAVVDKALNKEILKDAELTRTSEIKQQAIALADQGHYQEADALLQQRGADLEKVAQQCDNDAELMEEAKKNKSSSWSENAKKGTTNFFRKRMHAESQSQIGQQYEPGYSDYWGSK
- a CDS encoding HAMP domain-containing sensor histidine kinase; the encoded protein is MKSSKFKIHLGIWFILAVVVPSFLLGILAIRTVAREEAFLEKRLQDTLSAETSHTASAVTGLLAAAKEELNRTLTFRPQQTDQAFQVSLWKKSSDLVDIPFLLSPNRELLWPSEVAQVSASEKFFIRWSLDFFKDLEATPVYQNIALAYKDKIIEEAPRYQTTSWGDSSDQQAMQQKSSSPKLASRSRAQKSDAIGEQYSASQFAQYEPLQKEVYSEATQKGQTVSKRNIYPQKSAGQQAQARMEPEESIFISESLKFSQIVSKSDSGIIPFIIKEKLRLLFWKKDGSGHIYGCLLNQESLVERIVRALPPIYSETRVLTVLDENGKPLITPDQKNPIDWHRPFAAAEISEILPRWEVAAYLTDPRAISSKARATEVLTWVLISILLVSIVTGGALVLRSLDSEIRLAQQKTTFAATVSHELKTPLTSIRMFTEMLKEGRQPDENKRRQYLDIMLSESERLTRLINNVLDFSLTGRKQKTYRFKEVDIVELCRSVFEGQRVRLEYIGFQMTFAGAAIGLRVKADEEALRQVLLNLLSNAEKYSGENKEIDIEIVKKDGSVLINVMDRGIGIPAAHARRIFEEFYRVDDSLTAKTRGTGLGLTIAQSIARDHGGEILCIPRDGGGSIFQVKLPCLEASQ
- a CDS encoding response regulator transcription factor, with the translated sequence MKEKILVVEDDVAIMTGLVDLLTGEGFTVSSATDGDRALGLFSANAPDLVLLDIMIPGKSGYEVCKEIRKKNATVPVLMLTAKGQEVDKVVGLEIGADDYIVKPFGVNELLARVRAALRRSQAKPRREKNDDPFSFGDITVNPKTLTGTKKKKTFPVTPREVHLLQIFLEHDGEVVDRFTLLDEGWGIQYEGTTRTLDQHIAKLRQKIEDDPASPAYITTAHGTGYRFNSKGK
- a CDS encoding PilZ domain-containing protein, which encodes MQEKRAYHRLKVGIPMKFRVPPQEREIETSTLDISGTGVSFSAKEELKPRQELLMYLLLPEKDRIEIHAKVVRVERNPQDQSHYNVGVRIIDPIKFDEREFVRFYAAKLKEFFTAV
- a CDS encoding GNAT family N-acetyltransferase, whose amino-acid sequence is MRPFRPDDAFRLSQLLNDKIFAENTCRIPYPYEEHTARVWIATQQEAFLQGDELSLAVALKNGGPLIGATGVMHFNDPVKVPELGFWIGREYWGRGYCTEAAQALLDYVFSAYPVTEIQAHHFVHNAASGRVMRKLGMAYLGRFQRFIEGHLNRDAQIEVYSIRRAAG
- a CDS encoding carbon starvation protein A, whose product is MNALTLIIFAAAAFILAYRFYARRIESIWDVDPSRPTPAHTRCDGRDFVPAKHWLILFGHHFSSIAGAGPIVGPIIALTVWGWLPALLWVVFGSIFLGSVHDFGSLMMAVREKGTSIGDIAEMTISRRAKLLLSIFTLLALILVVAVFAYFAADTFVKEPDIIIPSLGLIPVAVITGFFLYKLNANTVIVTIAGLLALAGLMKLGALFPIDLGANALTVWMVVLLVYCLFASVAPVNILLQPRDYLSSYLLFAGILLGVAGLVVTRPAMNTPAFTGFDSPMGWLWPMMFITVACGANSGFHSLIASGTTCKQLSSEADAKKIAFGGMLLEGFLAALVIAIVAGGFSLAEFHAHVAAKSSPVNMYGLGFGKVTSSFLGGWGGAFAIMVLNAFILTTLDTATRIARYIAEELTGIRNRYLSTVTIVVLAGWLALGKDSVNTPIWQVIWPAFGASNQLVAALALLVITCWLLGKNKPIRYALPPALFMLATSMTALVFQLGGYWQKKQIVLIAVSLVLIVCALSLGWEVLKVFRKRK
- a CDS encoding transporter translates to MRPFFISCAIAMALCPAAAYASDGNAQGATSSSLPQKDWTFSSSLSYETGDFGTNTTTNTVYIPLTLRRNFERWDAALTVPYIYQQSGPGVSALSGVPLRTGRSAAGIKQKADGLGDILMTGRYRLTEQGASAPFDLTGLGRIKFPSADEDKRLGTGEFDETIGLEGAKALNETWRLYADLYYTFIGEPPGTDLDNEFAYDLGVGYAFTDQTTASVFYEGRTALVDDVDDPSALAFYVTHEPDDACDIFVGLRVGLSDGSPDTGVLAGGNVHF
- a CDS encoding response regulator, with the protein product MKKRILIIDDEDAIRENYARLFRSGGNRLFDVLEAPDAVKATNLLIRERVDLILLDLRMPGIGGQRIFEVIREYDPHLKVMVASVFPEERQRQLVPDATEYYDKSQGPVKLMEKVIEILFM
- a CDS encoding ATP-binding protein, translated to MILFKRLFPTVVSCSSAVLRRLRAAVKMPGRAVLSASHLGMRLLRRPTSAKIRLNSLEFEISVMYTVILGMILVVFSGLLYVMLFFTLYTEMDNELKLKAERIVFTVNTYLEIKGQAPSALAFAVDKTISEQGKRLSRWWIMGFERRWFKQIDRLDLEEDYVNFLSWDKQPLFRAKSLPTDLLTLFLQNADLSSSGGAAFKNVTYNRRRIRLINYPCGFYGGKYILQVGVFQTPIAEAALNWLNSVIISVPIILLLTSFVGRVLARRILTPVEIITAAAQKITHEDLSARVKTWHPYEEMENLSQAFNDMIARLEKSFKYIEEFSYQVAHELKTPLTIIKGEAEVGLLSRRSHQEYQKALKINLEETDRMLRTIERLLYLARLDYQPGLFKFEEVDLGEFLREIHEQGKILCLSKRLDVRLMLPRELLTVKADPLHLRRLFLNLLDNALKFTPAGGTIDISARAEGENVVVSVADTGPGIPPELMPKLFERFFRGDESVDGCGLGLSIVRSIAKIHNGTIDIDSQPGRGTTFFVTLPLA